One genomic segment of Hemibagrus wyckioides isolate EC202008001 linkage group LG08, SWU_Hwy_1.0, whole genome shotgun sequence includes these proteins:
- the guf1 gene encoding translation factor Guf1, mitochondrial isoform X2 — MQLLLRPLSNVLLFAGLFRNVKICRIKRRSQGYTEACTLIRHRWIKTGYVCVRESSSSAQKNIDMSEFPVDRIRNFSIIAHIDHGKSTLADRLLEMTGAIAKTGQNKQVLDKLQVERERGITVKAQTASLFYKHEGQTYLLNLIDTPGHVDFSYEVSRSISACQGVLLIVDANEGIQAQTVANFYLAFEAQLTIIPVINKIDLKNADPDRVEKQIEKMFDIPSEECIRISAKLGTNVDRVLQEVVKRIPPPKAKLEDPFKALVFDSTFDHYRGVVANIALFSGQVCKGDKIVSAHLGKTYEVNELGVLRPDEQPTERLYAGQVGYVIAGMKEVKDAQVGDTFYLHKQPVEPLPGFKPAKSMVFAGIYPTDQSEYPSLRSAVEKLTLNDSSVMVQKDSSLALGAGWRLGFLGLLHMEVFNQRLEQEYNASVIVTAPTVPYKAVLSSPKLIKEYGQKIITIVNPAQFPEKSCVVEYQEPMVLGTIISPDDFTGKIMSLCQSRRAIQKNMVYIDDHRVMMQYLFPLNEIVVDFYDELKSMSSGYASFDYEDAGYEPAELIKIDFLLNGKPVEELTTIVHKDRAYDTGKAMCVKLRESIPRQMFEIAVQAAIGSKVIARETIKAYRKNVLAKCYGGDITRKMKLLKKQAEGKKKMRRIGNIDVPKDAFINVLKRK, encoded by the exons ATGCAACTTTTACTGAGACCTCTTagtaatgttttattgtttgctGGACTCTTTCGTAATGTTAAGATATGCCGAATAAAGAGAAGAAGTCAGGGTTATACGGAGGCGTGCACTTTAATCAGACACAGATGGATAAAGAcgggttatgtgtgtgtgagggagtccAGCTCCTCAGCTCAGAAG AATATAGATATGTCCGAGTTTCCTGTGGACAGGATAAGAAACTTCAGCATCATCGCTCATATTGACCATGGCAAAAGCACCCTCGCTGACAGACTGTTGGAGATGACAG GTGCCATTGCAAAGACGGGTCAGAATAAGCAGGTGTTGGACAAGCtgcaggtggagagagagagaggaatcaCAGTAAAAGCTCAGACTGCCTCTCTGTTCTATAAACATGAAGGACAGACTTATCTACTCAATCTCATCGACACACCG GGTCATGTTGACTTCAGCTATGAGGTGTCACGCTCCATATCAGCCTGCCAAGGAGTTCTGCTCATAGTAGATGCAAATGAG GGAATACAGGCACAAACTGTGGCAAACTTCTACTTGGCATTTGAAGCTCAATTAACCATCATTCCagttataaataaa ATTGATTTGAAGAATGCAGATCCTGACAGAGTGGAAAAGCAAATTGAAAAGATGTTTGATATTCCGAGTGAGGAGTGTATCAGG ATTTCTGCTAAATTAGGTACAAATGTGGACAGAGTTCTTCAAGAGGTAGTGAAGAGAATACCCCC ACCCAAAGCTAAGCTAGAGGACCCATTCAAAGCTCTTGTCTTTGACTCAACATTTGACCACTACAGAGGAGTAGTAGCAAATATCGCCTTGTTCAGTGGACAGGTCTGTAAAGGGGACAAAATTGTCTCAGCCCACCTGGGAAAGACATACGAGGTCAATGAACTGGGTGTCCTGCGGCCAGATGAACAGCCTACGGAGAGACT CTACGCAGGACAGGTGGGATATGTGATAGCTGGCATGAAGGAAGTGAAAGATGCCCAGGTAGGAGACACATTCTATCTCCATAAGCAGCCGGTGGAGCCACTGCCTGGTTTTAAACCTGCTAAGTCCATGGTCTTTGCAG GTATATACCCTACGGATCAGTCAGAATATCCGTCTCTGCGCAGTGCAGTGGAGAAGCTCACTTTAAATGACTCCAGCGTGATGGTGCAGAAAGACAGCAGTCTGGCTTTGGGGGCTGGCTGGAG GCTGGGTTTTCTGGGTCTGTTGCACATGGAGGTCTTTAACCAGCGTTTGGAGCAGGAGTATAATGCCTCTGTTATAGTCACAGCTCCAACAGTGCCATACAAAGCTGTCTTGTCCTCACCCAAACTCATAAAG GAGTATGGACAGAAGATAATAACCATTGTAAACCCAGCCCAATTCCCTGAGAAGTCTTGTGTGGTGGAATACCAGGAGCCCATGGTACTGGGAACCATCATCAGCCCTGATGACTTTACTGGGAAGATCATGAGCCTCTGTCAG AGCCGCAGAGCAATTCAGAAGAACATGGTTTACATCGATGACCACCGAGTAATGATGCAGTACCTGTTCCCCCTAAACGAAATTGTGGTCGATTTTTACGATGAGCTTAAGTCCATGTCATCAGGATATGCTAG CTTTGACTACGAGGATGCTGGCTATGAACCAGCTGAACTGATTAAAATTGATTTCCTGCTCAATGGGAAACCAGTGGAAGAACTCACCACTATTGTTCACAA AGACCGGGCTTATGACACAGGGAAAGCCATGTGTGTGAAGCTGAGGGAATCCATTCCCAGGCAGATGTTTGAGATTGCGGTACAGGCAGCCATCGGGAGCAAAGTCATCGCCAGGGAAAC AATCAAAGCATACAGAAAGAATGTCTTAGCAAAATGT TATGGTGGCGATATCACGCGAAAAATGAAGCTGTTGAAAAAACAAGCGGAAGGCAAGAAGAAAATGAGGCGCATCGGAAATATTGACGTCCCTAAAGATGCCTTCATTAACGTACTGAAAAGGAAGTAG
- the guf1 gene encoding translation factor GUF1, mitochondrial isoform X3: MSEFPVDRIRNFSIIAHIDHGKSTLADRLLEMTGAIAKTGQNKQVLDKLQVERERGITVKAQTASLFYKHEGQTYLLNLIDTPGHVDFSYEVSRSISACQGVLLIVDANEGIQAQTVANFYLAFEAQLTIIPVINKIDLKNADPDRVEKQIEKMFDIPSEECIRISAKLGTNVDRVLQEVVKRIPPPKAKLEDPFKALVFDSTFDHYRGVVANIALFSGQVCKGDKIVSAHLGKTYEVNELGVLRPDEQPTERLYAGQVGYVIAGMKEVKDAQVGDTFYLHKQPVEPLPGFKPAKSMVFAGIYPTDQSEYPSLRSAVEKLTLNDSSVMVQKDSSLALGAGWRLGFLGLLHMEVFNQRLEQEYNASVIVTAPTVPYKAVLSSPKLIKEYGQKIITIVNPAQFPEKSCVVEYQEPMVLGTIISPDDFTGKIMSLCQSRRAIQKNMVYIDDHRVMMQYLFPLNEIVVDFYDELKSMSSGYASFDYEDAGYEPAELIKIDFLLNGKPVEELTTIVHKDRAYDTGKAMCVKLRESIPRQMFEIAVQAAIGSKVIARETIKAYRKNVLAKCYGGDITRKMKLLKKQAEGKKKMRRIGNIDVPKDAFINVLKRK, encoded by the exons ATGTCCGAGTTTCCTGTGGACAGGATAAGAAACTTCAGCATCATCGCTCATATTGACCATGGCAAAAGCACCCTCGCTGACAGACTGTTGGAGATGACAG GTGCCATTGCAAAGACGGGTCAGAATAAGCAGGTGTTGGACAAGCtgcaggtggagagagagagaggaatcaCAGTAAAAGCTCAGACTGCCTCTCTGTTCTATAAACATGAAGGACAGACTTATCTACTCAATCTCATCGACACACCG GGTCATGTTGACTTCAGCTATGAGGTGTCACGCTCCATATCAGCCTGCCAAGGAGTTCTGCTCATAGTAGATGCAAATGAG GGAATACAGGCACAAACTGTGGCAAACTTCTACTTGGCATTTGAAGCTCAATTAACCATCATTCCagttataaataaa ATTGATTTGAAGAATGCAGATCCTGACAGAGTGGAAAAGCAAATTGAAAAGATGTTTGATATTCCGAGTGAGGAGTGTATCAGG ATTTCTGCTAAATTAGGTACAAATGTGGACAGAGTTCTTCAAGAGGTAGTGAAGAGAATACCCCC ACCCAAAGCTAAGCTAGAGGACCCATTCAAAGCTCTTGTCTTTGACTCAACATTTGACCACTACAGAGGAGTAGTAGCAAATATCGCCTTGTTCAGTGGACAGGTCTGTAAAGGGGACAAAATTGTCTCAGCCCACCTGGGAAAGACATACGAGGTCAATGAACTGGGTGTCCTGCGGCCAGATGAACAGCCTACGGAGAGACT CTACGCAGGACAGGTGGGATATGTGATAGCTGGCATGAAGGAAGTGAAAGATGCCCAGGTAGGAGACACATTCTATCTCCATAAGCAGCCGGTGGAGCCACTGCCTGGTTTTAAACCTGCTAAGTCCATGGTCTTTGCAG GTATATACCCTACGGATCAGTCAGAATATCCGTCTCTGCGCAGTGCAGTGGAGAAGCTCACTTTAAATGACTCCAGCGTGATGGTGCAGAAAGACAGCAGTCTGGCTTTGGGGGCTGGCTGGAG GCTGGGTTTTCTGGGTCTGTTGCACATGGAGGTCTTTAACCAGCGTTTGGAGCAGGAGTATAATGCCTCTGTTATAGTCACAGCTCCAACAGTGCCATACAAAGCTGTCTTGTCCTCACCCAAACTCATAAAG GAGTATGGACAGAAGATAATAACCATTGTAAACCCAGCCCAATTCCCTGAGAAGTCTTGTGTGGTGGAATACCAGGAGCCCATGGTACTGGGAACCATCATCAGCCCTGATGACTTTACTGGGAAGATCATGAGCCTCTGTCAG AGCCGCAGAGCAATTCAGAAGAACATGGTTTACATCGATGACCACCGAGTAATGATGCAGTACCTGTTCCCCCTAAACGAAATTGTGGTCGATTTTTACGATGAGCTTAAGTCCATGTCATCAGGATATGCTAG CTTTGACTACGAGGATGCTGGCTATGAACCAGCTGAACTGATTAAAATTGATTTCCTGCTCAATGGGAAACCAGTGGAAGAACTCACCACTATTGTTCACAA AGACCGGGCTTATGACACAGGGAAAGCCATGTGTGTGAAGCTGAGGGAATCCATTCCCAGGCAGATGTTTGAGATTGCGGTACAGGCAGCCATCGGGAGCAAAGTCATCGCCAGGGAAAC AATCAAAGCATACAGAAAGAATGTCTTAGCAAAATGT TATGGTGGCGATATCACGCGAAAAATGAAGCTGTTGAAAAAACAAGCGGAAGGCAAGAAGAAAATGAGGCGCATCGGAAATATTGACGTCCCTAAAGATGCCTTCATTAACGTACTGAAAAGGAAGTAG
- the guf1 gene encoding translation factor Guf1, mitochondrial isoform X1 — MQLLLRPLSNVLLFAGLFRNVKICRIKRRSQGYTEACTLIRHRWIKTGYVCVRESSSSAQKQNIDMSEFPVDRIRNFSIIAHIDHGKSTLADRLLEMTGAIAKTGQNKQVLDKLQVERERGITVKAQTASLFYKHEGQTYLLNLIDTPGHVDFSYEVSRSISACQGVLLIVDANEGIQAQTVANFYLAFEAQLTIIPVINKIDLKNADPDRVEKQIEKMFDIPSEECIRISAKLGTNVDRVLQEVVKRIPPPKAKLEDPFKALVFDSTFDHYRGVVANIALFSGQVCKGDKIVSAHLGKTYEVNELGVLRPDEQPTERLYAGQVGYVIAGMKEVKDAQVGDTFYLHKQPVEPLPGFKPAKSMVFAGIYPTDQSEYPSLRSAVEKLTLNDSSVMVQKDSSLALGAGWRLGFLGLLHMEVFNQRLEQEYNASVIVTAPTVPYKAVLSSPKLIKEYGQKIITIVNPAQFPEKSCVVEYQEPMVLGTIISPDDFTGKIMSLCQSRRAIQKNMVYIDDHRVMMQYLFPLNEIVVDFYDELKSMSSGYASFDYEDAGYEPAELIKIDFLLNGKPVEELTTIVHKDRAYDTGKAMCVKLRESIPRQMFEIAVQAAIGSKVIARETIKAYRKNVLAKCYGGDITRKMKLLKKQAEGKKKMRRIGNIDVPKDAFINVLKRK; from the exons ATGCAACTTTTACTGAGACCTCTTagtaatgttttattgtttgctGGACTCTTTCGTAATGTTAAGATATGCCGAATAAAGAGAAGAAGTCAGGGTTATACGGAGGCGTGCACTTTAATCAGACACAGATGGATAAAGAcgggttatgtgtgtgtgagggagtccAGCTCCTCAGCTCAGAAG CAGAATATAGATATGTCCGAGTTTCCTGTGGACAGGATAAGAAACTTCAGCATCATCGCTCATATTGACCATGGCAAAAGCACCCTCGCTGACAGACTGTTGGAGATGACAG GTGCCATTGCAAAGACGGGTCAGAATAAGCAGGTGTTGGACAAGCtgcaggtggagagagagagaggaatcaCAGTAAAAGCTCAGACTGCCTCTCTGTTCTATAAACATGAAGGACAGACTTATCTACTCAATCTCATCGACACACCG GGTCATGTTGACTTCAGCTATGAGGTGTCACGCTCCATATCAGCCTGCCAAGGAGTTCTGCTCATAGTAGATGCAAATGAG GGAATACAGGCACAAACTGTGGCAAACTTCTACTTGGCATTTGAAGCTCAATTAACCATCATTCCagttataaataaa ATTGATTTGAAGAATGCAGATCCTGACAGAGTGGAAAAGCAAATTGAAAAGATGTTTGATATTCCGAGTGAGGAGTGTATCAGG ATTTCTGCTAAATTAGGTACAAATGTGGACAGAGTTCTTCAAGAGGTAGTGAAGAGAATACCCCC ACCCAAAGCTAAGCTAGAGGACCCATTCAAAGCTCTTGTCTTTGACTCAACATTTGACCACTACAGAGGAGTAGTAGCAAATATCGCCTTGTTCAGTGGACAGGTCTGTAAAGGGGACAAAATTGTCTCAGCCCACCTGGGAAAGACATACGAGGTCAATGAACTGGGTGTCCTGCGGCCAGATGAACAGCCTACGGAGAGACT CTACGCAGGACAGGTGGGATATGTGATAGCTGGCATGAAGGAAGTGAAAGATGCCCAGGTAGGAGACACATTCTATCTCCATAAGCAGCCGGTGGAGCCACTGCCTGGTTTTAAACCTGCTAAGTCCATGGTCTTTGCAG GTATATACCCTACGGATCAGTCAGAATATCCGTCTCTGCGCAGTGCAGTGGAGAAGCTCACTTTAAATGACTCCAGCGTGATGGTGCAGAAAGACAGCAGTCTGGCTTTGGGGGCTGGCTGGAG GCTGGGTTTTCTGGGTCTGTTGCACATGGAGGTCTTTAACCAGCGTTTGGAGCAGGAGTATAATGCCTCTGTTATAGTCACAGCTCCAACAGTGCCATACAAAGCTGTCTTGTCCTCACCCAAACTCATAAAG GAGTATGGACAGAAGATAATAACCATTGTAAACCCAGCCCAATTCCCTGAGAAGTCTTGTGTGGTGGAATACCAGGAGCCCATGGTACTGGGAACCATCATCAGCCCTGATGACTTTACTGGGAAGATCATGAGCCTCTGTCAG AGCCGCAGAGCAATTCAGAAGAACATGGTTTACATCGATGACCACCGAGTAATGATGCAGTACCTGTTCCCCCTAAACGAAATTGTGGTCGATTTTTACGATGAGCTTAAGTCCATGTCATCAGGATATGCTAG CTTTGACTACGAGGATGCTGGCTATGAACCAGCTGAACTGATTAAAATTGATTTCCTGCTCAATGGGAAACCAGTGGAAGAACTCACCACTATTGTTCACAA AGACCGGGCTTATGACACAGGGAAAGCCATGTGTGTGAAGCTGAGGGAATCCATTCCCAGGCAGATGTTTGAGATTGCGGTACAGGCAGCCATCGGGAGCAAAGTCATCGCCAGGGAAAC AATCAAAGCATACAGAAAGAATGTCTTAGCAAAATGT TATGGTGGCGATATCACGCGAAAAATGAAGCTGTTGAAAAAACAAGCGGAAGGCAAGAAGAAAATGAGGCGCATCGGAAATATTGACGTCCCTAAAGATGCCTTCATTAACGTACTGAAAAGGAAGTAG